One Vanessa cardui chromosome 17, ilVanCard2.1, whole genome shotgun sequence DNA window includes the following coding sequences:
- the LOC124536648 gene encoding V-type proton ATPase subunit H isoform X2, which yields MAHINEENVSKLIPSLGDDKIDMIAATSALQIRASEIRQTQINWQSYLQSQMITQRDHDFIVNLDQRGQKDLPDKNPDACADVFLNLLTHISKDNTIQYVLVLIDDILSEDKSRVKIFRNARHGNVWQPFLNLLNRQDEFVQHMTARIIAKLACWHPQLMEKSDLNFYLSWLKEQLKMNTNDYIQSVARCLQMMLRVDEYRFAFLSVDGISTLLSILASRVNFQVQYQLVFCLWVLTFNSLLAEKMNKFNAIPILADILSDSVKEKVTRIVLAVFRNLIEKPEDQQVAKEHCIAMVQCKVLKQLSILEQKRSDDEDIMNDVDFLNDRLQASVQDLSSFDQYATEVKSGRLEWSPVHKSAKFWRENAARLNERGQELLRTLVHLLEKSRDPVVLAVACYDVGEYVRHYPRGKHIIEQLGGKQRVMYLLSHEDPNVRYEALLAVQKLMVHNWEYLGKQLEKEQIDKQSGGTAVGAKA from the exons ATGGCTCATATCAACGAAGAGAATGTTAGCAAACTAATTCCATCGCTAGGCGATGACAAAATTG atatgATTGCCGCTACAAGCGCGCTACAAATAAGGGCGAGTGAGATTCGTCAAACTCAAATTAACTGGCAATCCTATTTGCA gtCGCAAATGATCACTCAGCGTGATCATGACTTCATTGTGAATTTGGATCAACGTGGACAAAAAGACTTGCCAGATAAGAACCCTGATGCCTGCGCAGATGTTTTCTTGAATCTGCTTACCCATATTAGTAAAGACAATACCATCCAGTATGTCCTTGTTTTGATAGACGATATTCTTtca GAAGATAAGTCTCGTGTCAAGATATTTCGCAATGCCAGACACGGAAATGTGTGGCAGCCATTCTTGAACCTGCTAAATCGTCAAGATGAGTTTGTCCAGCATATGACTGCTCGCATCATTGCCAAGCTTGCTTGCTGGCACCCACAGCTCATGGAGAAGAGCGACTTGAATTTCTACCTCTCCTGGTTGAAGGAGCAGCTTAAAATGAAT ACAAATGACTATATTCAGTCTGTGGCTCGCTGTTTGCAAATGATGCTTCGTGTCGACGAGTACCGCTTCGCATTCCTGTCCGTTGACGGCATTTCCACTCTGCTGTCGATCCTCGCTTCAAGAGTCAACTTCCAG gtGCAATACCAACTCGTGTTCTGCCTTTGGGTATTGACATTCAACTCTCTCCTCGCTGAGAAGATGAACAAATTTAACGCCATTCCGATCCTCGCTGACATCCTGAGTGACTCGGTCAAAGAGAAGGTCACACGTATCGTGCTCGCTGTCTTCCGTAACCTGATTGAAAAACCTGAAGACCAACAG gTCGCCAAGGAGCACTGCATCGCCATGGTCCAATGTAAAGTGCTGAAACAACTTTCAATCTTGGAACAGAAGCGCTCAGATGACGAAGATATCATGAACGACGTGGACTTCCTCAATGATCGCCTGCAGGCCTCAGTTCAAGACCTGAGCTCATTCGACCAGTATGCGACTGAGGTTAAGAGTGGCCG GCTGGAGTGGTCGCCCGTGCACAAGTCGGCCAAGTTCTGGCGCGAGAACGCGGCGCGACTCAACGAGCGCGGCCAGGAGCTGCTGCGCACGCTCGTACACCTGCTGGAAAAGAGCCGCGACCCCGTCGTGCTCGCCGTGGCCTGCTACGACGTGGGCGAGTACGTGCGCCACTACCCGCGCGGCAAGCA cATCATCGAACAACTTGGCGGCAAGCAACGCGTCATGTATCTGCTTAGTCACGAGGACCCCAACGTTCGTTACGAAGCTCTGCTTGCTGTACAGAAGCTCATGGTTCACAACTG GGAATACCTTGGCAAGCAACTGGAAAAGGAGCAGATTGACAAGCAGTCTGGTGGCACTGCTGTGGGTGCTAAGGCTTAA
- the LOC124536648 gene encoding V-type proton ATPase subunit H isoform X1 has protein sequence MAHINEENVSKLIPSLGDDKIDMIAATSALQIRASEIRQTQINWQSYLQSQMITQRDHDFIVNLDQRGQKDLPDKNPDACADVFLNLLTHISKDNTIQYVLVLIDDILSEDKSRVKIFRNARHGNVWQPFLNLLNRQDEFVQHMTARIIAKLACWHPQLMEKSDLNFYLSWLKEQLKMNAEKVSAELEHAEQVMLEHEKQHFSDKPIKHHKEKSGENADSSQEKYSSLYSSFDVLKSHQDLPLGLHKTNDYIQSVARCLQMMLRVDEYRFAFLSVDGISTLLSILASRVNFQVQYQLVFCLWVLTFNSLLAEKMNKFNAIPILADILSDSVKEKVTRIVLAVFRNLIEKPEDQQVAKEHCIAMVQCKVLKQLSILEQKRSDDEDIMNDVDFLNDRLQASVQDLSSFDQYATEVKSGRLEWSPVHKSAKFWRENAARLNERGQELLRTLVHLLEKSRDPVVLAVACYDVGEYVRHYPRGKHIIEQLGGKQRVMYLLSHEDPNVRYEALLAVQKLMVHNWEYLGKQLEKEQIDKQSGGTAVGAKA, from the exons ATGGCTCATATCAACGAAGAGAATGTTAGCAAACTAATTCCATCGCTAGGCGATGACAAAATTG atatgATTGCCGCTACAAGCGCGCTACAAATAAGGGCGAGTGAGATTCGTCAAACTCAAATTAACTGGCAATCCTATTTGCA gtCGCAAATGATCACTCAGCGTGATCATGACTTCATTGTGAATTTGGATCAACGTGGACAAAAAGACTTGCCAGATAAGAACCCTGATGCCTGCGCAGATGTTTTCTTGAATCTGCTTACCCATATTAGTAAAGACAATACCATCCAGTATGTCCTTGTTTTGATAGACGATATTCTTtca GAAGATAAGTCTCGTGTCAAGATATTTCGCAATGCCAGACACGGAAATGTGTGGCAGCCATTCTTGAACCTGCTAAATCGTCAAGATGAGTTTGTCCAGCATATGACTGCTCGCATCATTGCCAAGCTTGCTTGCTGGCACCCACAGCTCATGGAGAAGAGCGACTTGAATTTCTACCTCTCCTGGTTGAAGGAGCAGCTTAAAATGAAT GCCGAGAAAGTGTCCGCTGAGTTAGAGCATGCTGAGCAGGTTATGTTGGAGCATGAAAAACAACACTTCTCTGATAAACCCATAAAACATCACAAAGAAAAGAGTGGAGAAAACGCAGACTCTTCCCAAGAAAAATATTCGAGCCTTTATAGCTCTTTTGATGTTCTCAAATCGCATCAGGATTTGCCGCTGGGCCTGCATAAG ACAAATGACTATATTCAGTCTGTGGCTCGCTGTTTGCAAATGATGCTTCGTGTCGACGAGTACCGCTTCGCATTCCTGTCCGTTGACGGCATTTCCACTCTGCTGTCGATCCTCGCTTCAAGAGTCAACTTCCAG gtGCAATACCAACTCGTGTTCTGCCTTTGGGTATTGACATTCAACTCTCTCCTCGCTGAGAAGATGAACAAATTTAACGCCATTCCGATCCTCGCTGACATCCTGAGTGACTCGGTCAAAGAGAAGGTCACACGTATCGTGCTCGCTGTCTTCCGTAACCTGATTGAAAAACCTGAAGACCAACAG gTCGCCAAGGAGCACTGCATCGCCATGGTCCAATGTAAAGTGCTGAAACAACTTTCAATCTTGGAACAGAAGCGCTCAGATGACGAAGATATCATGAACGACGTGGACTTCCTCAATGATCGCCTGCAGGCCTCAGTTCAAGACCTGAGCTCATTCGACCAGTATGCGACTGAGGTTAAGAGTGGCCG GCTGGAGTGGTCGCCCGTGCACAAGTCGGCCAAGTTCTGGCGCGAGAACGCGGCGCGACTCAACGAGCGCGGCCAGGAGCTGCTGCGCACGCTCGTACACCTGCTGGAAAAGAGCCGCGACCCCGTCGTGCTCGCCGTGGCCTGCTACGACGTGGGCGAGTACGTGCGCCACTACCCGCGCGGCAAGCA cATCATCGAACAACTTGGCGGCAAGCAACGCGTCATGTATCTGCTTAGTCACGAGGACCCCAACGTTCGTTACGAAGCTCTGCTTGCTGTACAGAAGCTCATGGTTCACAACTG GGAATACCTTGGCAAGCAACTGGAAAAGGAGCAGATTGACAAGCAGTCTGGTGGCACTGCTGTGGGTGCTAAGGCTTAA
- the LOC124536649 gene encoding tRNA-splicing endonuclease subunit Sen2 yields MTSLKSEEECRINDPNNTFPMDTESSLRLPLDSSMCIVFTGHYNGFGVEVRSLDEMALLHHMGCFGKGTASRSKPQVVHNDGSPSIMRKRQFLKRNYWHKRFGTQKQSIDSDSFLKEVNDLVSKIVHDTRKQSGKDVIDLVSSDDEIVQETEILNNQTDFDMTDKQNLVVIVPNSDSEDDNYFANMKPKCCVDKIVLQEKLMLTLEEAFFLLYGLGCLQIVNNENNILNIEDCWKIFSESDRYFIEKYVVYHYFRSKGYIVKPGIKFGGDYLLYREGPEINHADYVIVINYGNNISDWISLLGQIRMAATTVKEVIIVEVLKSSKDNLKLPQDLSEFSVRELLLTRNIPNIINDGNDID; encoded by the exons ATGACCAGTTTGAAATCAGAAGAGGAATGTCGAATAAATGACCCAAATAACACATTTCCTATGGATACTGAATCATCACTGCGTCTACCATTAGATAGTTCTATGTGCATAGTGTTTACTGGACATTATAATGGGTTTGGTGTTGAGGTTAGATCCCTGGATGAGATGGCCTTGTTACACCATATGGGATGTTTTGGTAAAGGAACTGCATCTAGATCTAAGCCTCAAGTAGTACACAATGATGGCAGTCCATCTATTATGCGGAAGAGGCAATTCTTAAAGAGAAATTATTGGCATAAGAGATTTGGAACACAAAAACAATCTATTGATTCTGATTCTTTTCTTAAAGAGGTTAATGACTTGGTTTCAAAGATTGTTCATGACACTAGGAAACAATCGGGAAAAGATGTTATAGATTTAGTTTCAAGTGATGATGAGATAGTACAAGaaactgaaattttaaataatcaaactgATTTTGACATGACTGATAAACAAAACTTAGTTGTTATTGTACCAAACAGTGATTCCGAAGATGACAATTATTTTGCCAATATGAAACCTAAATGTTGTgtagataaaattgttttgcaGGAAAAGTTAATGCTCACATTAGAAGAAgcttttttcttattatatggGCTTGGTTGTttacaaatagtaaataatgaaaacaatataCTTAACATAGAAGATTGTTGGAAAATATTCAGTGAGAGTGATAGATACTTTATTGAGAAATATGTTGTATACCACTACTTTAGGTCTAAAGGATATATTGTTAAGCCTGGAATTAAATTTGGTGGAGATTACT TACTATACAGAGAAGGTCCAGAAATAAATCATGCAGattatgtaattgttataaACTATGGGAATAATATCTCTGATTGGATATCTTTACTTGGTCAAATTCGAATGGCTGCAACAACTGTTAAG GAAGTGATAATAGTGGAAGTTCTGAAATCCAGTAAAGATAATTTGAAGTTACCACAAGATCTTAGTGAATTTAGTGTAAGGGAACTGTTATTAACTAGAAATATTCCAAACATAATAAATGATGGCAATGATATAGACTAA
- the LOC124536650 gene encoding COX assembly mitochondrial protein homolog: MPESSVLPKKFSDGPHGLGDPDDRSLRKVETEVVIPKLIREKAKNEKCIPEVQDFSKCCKDSSLFMIIKCRNENSALKSCLSEWYHNEEFKKLCTEEYLKERSEYRRTGIKKPMKRA, from the exons atGCCTGAATCTTCAGTGTTGCCCAAAAAATTTTCAGATGGTCCACATGGGTTAG GAGATCCTGATGATAGGAGCCTTAGAAAAGTTGAAACTGAAGTAGTCATACCGAAACTTATTAGAGAAAAAGCCAAGAATGAAAAATGTATCCCTGAAGTTCAAGATTTCTCTAAATGTTGCAAAGATTCatctttatttatgattatcaaATGTAGAAACGAAAACTCGGCATTAAAATCGTGTTTGTCAGAGTGGTATCACaatgaagaatttaaaaaattatgcacTGAAGAATATTTAAAGGAAAGAAGTGAATACAGAAGGACAGGCATTAAAAAGCCGATGAAAAGAGCATAA
- the LOC124536858 gene encoding 26S proteasome non-ATPase regulatory subunit 14: protein MDRLLRLGGGMAGLSQAPPPTDAPVVDTAEQVYISSLALLKMLKHGRAGVPMEVMGLMLGEFVDDYTVRVIDVFAMPQTGTGVSVEAVDPVFQAKMLDMLKQTGRPEMVVGWYHSHPGFGCWLSGVDINTQQSFEALSERAVAVVVDPIQSVKGKVVIDAFRLINPNMMVLGQEPRQTTSNLGHLQKPSVQALIHGLNRHYYSISINYRKNELEQKMLLNLHKKSWMDGLTLADYKEHCSINETTVTDMLELAKNYNKALEDEEKMTPEQLAIKNVGKQDPKRHLEEKVDVLMANNIVQSLGAMLDTMVFK, encoded by the exons ATGGATCGTCTTCTTCGTCTCGGAGGAGGCATGGCCGGTTTGTCTCAAGCACCGCCACCCACAGACGCTCCAGTCGTGGACACTGCTGAGCAAGTTTATATCTCGTCGCTTGCTcttttgaaaatgttaaaacACGGCCGTGCCGGTGTACCAATGGAAGTAATGGGTCTTATGTTAG gAGAATTTGTTGATGACTATACAGTTCGCGTCATCGATGTATTTGCAATGCCACAGACTGGAACCGGTGTATCTGTAGAAGCTGTTGATCCCGTTTTCCAGGCTAAGATGTTGGATATGTTAAAACAAACTGGACGCCCTGAAATGGTTGTGGGCTG GTACCACTCACATCCTGGCTTTGGATGTTGGTTATCAGGTGTCGATATAAATACTCAGCAGTCTTTTGAAGCCTTATCTGAGAGAGCTGTAGCTGTTGTGGTTGATCCTATCCAATCAGTTAAAGGTAAAGTCGTCATCGATGCTTTCCGTCTTATCAATCCAAATATGATGGTTCTGGGACAAGAGCCACGGCAAACAACCTCAAATTTAGGCCATTTGCAAAAACCTTCAGTGCAAGCTCTGATTCATGGTCTTAATCGTCACTACTACTCCATTAGTATAAACTACAGAAAGAATGAGTTAGAGCAGAAAATGTTACTCAATCTTCACAAGAAGTCCTGGATGGATGGACTCACCCTGGCTGACTATAAAGAACATTGTTCAATCAACGAAACTACAGTAACAGACATGCTTGAACTGGCTAAAAACTACAATAAGGCTCTCGAAGACGAAGAGAAGATGACACCAGAACAGCTTGCAATTAAAAATGTCGGTAAACAAGATCCTAAGAGGCATTTAGAAGAGAAAGTTGATGTTCTAATGGCTAACAACATTGTACAATCTCTGGGGGCTATGCTCGACACCATGGTGTTTAAATGA